One Rhizoctonia solani chromosome 3, complete sequence genomic region harbors:
- a CDS encoding Retrotransposable element Tf2 protein, producing MAKLRHAKIFTKLDLRWGYNNVRIKEGDEWKTAFRTKYGLFEYLVMPFGLTNAPAAFQHFMNNLFRDLIDVTVVIYLDDILIFSENPEDHPTHLFCKLSKCHFHVTTVNYLGIVISPSGFSMDQKKVEAVTSWPQPRTVKQVQAFLGFVNYLRRFIPNFSSVARPLHNLTRKETPWSWGDLEEAAFQELKVLVTKSPVLIHSNPGLPYYLETDASGVAMGAILSQRGSDNQLHPIAYMSKSFSGAEANYDTHDKELLAIIKALEEWRIFLEATDKPIQAQTFNRRHARWRIFLSNFNFEIHYRPGKQSGKPDALSRWSDYINAPQEPEIMLPAKVFANTSEEELEIVTEVRSKLREDPSLEPIIQFLTEDADNAPPSIQKAYRDYDWEEELLWYRGKLVVPDLESLKERILKEFHDSPLAGHPGQQRTLELISRSYWWPGMKSSAKEWVECCPTCQANRRARVPAIALKPLEVPPFPFHTVSYDFITGFPKSNGHDAILVVIDSFSKFGHFIPTTKKVTAKGLADLFITHVWKSHGLPVKTVSDRGTTFTGKFLRALYQRLGIKPSFSLAYHPESDGQTERVNQFIEFYLRSYVAADHSDWASWLPLAEYAYNNTKHSTTGKTPFELVYGRNPVMNPSNVPANVPEADNVADTLAQEWKEAESALRMTKERMAGTKGVTPEFSIGEKVWLDAKNVEIRSNSNKLDPKRLGPFKITKKISSHAYRLELPATMKIHNVFYVGLLSKVHKSPSQPLPERPPPETIEGEEEYEVEQIIDSKKQRGKWFYLIKWKGYGPEDNSWEPEELLEHSQEEVKRFNQARLRKACDAAKSL from the exons atggccaagcTAAGGCATGCCAAGATATTCACCAAACTGGATCTACGCTGGGGGTATAACAACGTCCggattaaggaaggagatgaatggaagacggcgtTTAGGACAAAATACGggttatttgaatacctggtgatgccctttggccttaccaacgCTCCGGCTGCatttcaacactttatgaacaacctgttcagggatctgattgacgtcacagtggtaatttacctggatgatattctcattttctcagaGAACCCAGaagaccatccaacccat CTCTTTTGCAAATTGTCAaaatgtcacttccacgtcactacggTCAATtatcttggcattgttatatccccatcaggcttctccatggatcagaagaaggtgGAGGCAGTCACATCATGGCCTCAACCCAGAACggtcaaacaagtccaggctTTCTTAGGCTTTGTTAATTACCTCCGacggttcatccccaatttcagttcagtagcacgccctctgcacaaccttaccagaaaggaaaccccctggtcatggggcgacctagaggaagcagcatttcaggagttgaaggttcttgtTACCAAGTCACCGgttctcatccattccaacccaggaCTCCCCTATTACCTTGAGACCGACGCCTCAGGGGTTGCAATGGGAGCCATTCTTAGTCAGCGGGGCTCAGATAACCAACTACATCcaattgcctacatgtcaaaatcgttctcaggggcagaagccaactatgacacccatgataaaGAACTTctggctatcatcaaggcattggaagaatggaggattttcctagaagcaacggataaaccaatccag gcacaaacCTTTAACCGCAGACACGCGcgatggcgcatcttcctgagcaacttcaattttgagatccactatcgcccaggaaagcagtcgggaaaaccagatgccttatCTAGATGGTCGGACTATATCAATGCACCCCAGGAACCGGAAATCATGCTACCCGccaaagtctttgccaacacttcagaagaagagctggaaatAGTCACAGAAGTACGCTCCAAACTAAGGGAAGACCCCTCCCTTGAGCCAATCATACAGTTTttgacagaagatgcggacaatgcacctccctcAATCCAAAAAGCCTATCGAgactatgactgggaggaagagctattatggtaccgcggaaaattagttgtcccagacttGGAATCCCTCAAGGAACGGATATTgaaggaattccatgactcccctctggcaggacacccaggacagcAAAGGACGCTTGAACTTATCAGCAGATCCTATTGGTGGCCCGGAATGAAATCctcagccaaagaatgggtcgaGTGTTGTCCAACTTGCCAAGCAAACCGCCGCGCCCGCGTACCTGCCATCGCGCTAAAACCCTTGGAAGTTCCCCCATTCCCTTTTCACACAGTATCCTACGATTTCATCACGGGATTCCCCAAATCTAATGGGCACGATGCAATTCTAGTGGTAATTGattccttctccaagtttggtcattttatcccaaccacaaagaagGTCACGGCCAAGGGACTAGCGGacctgttcatcacccacgTTTGGAAGTCACACGGACTACCGGTCaaaacagtctcagaccGTGGGACaacgttcacagggaaattcctaagggctctataccaacgccttgggatCAAACCCTCATTCTCATTGGCCTACCATCCGGAATCAGACggtcaaacagaaagggtaaaTCAATTCATCGAGTTCTACCTGAGATCATACGTAGCAGCAGACCATTCGGACTGGGCCTCCTGGTTACCGTTAGCGGAATACGCGTACAACAACACTAAACACTCCACCACCGGGAAAACCCCGTTTGAGCtggtttatggaagaaacccggTCATGAATCcttccaacgtcccagcaaacgtaccagaagctgACAATGTGGCTGATACCTTGgcacaagaatggaaggaagcagaatccgccctgagaatgacaaaggaaagaatggcaggaaccaagggagtGACCCCGGAGTTTTCCATCGGAGAAAAAGTTTGGCTAGACGCAAAAAATGTGGAGATACGTTctaactccaacaaactggaccccaaacgcctaggccccttcaaaatcaccaagaaaatctccagccatgcgtatcgcctggaactccctgCAACCATGAAAATCCATAacgtattctatgtagggttactgtccaaagtccacaagtccccaagccaaccactTCCGGAACGCcctcctcctgaaacaatagaaggagaggaagaatacgaagtAGAGCAAATTATTGACTCTAAAAAACAACGtggaaagtggttctacctgatcaaatggaaaggatacggcCCAGAAgataactcatgggaaccagaagaactgttggaacatagccaagaagaggtcaagcgcttcaaccaagccagactcagaaaggcttgtgacgccgccaagagcctttaa